tattttcctgcagaagttcctttgttgctgacttgaatcgTAATTTTGTGATGCTTTTCCTTTCCTTCAATTACTTTCCCTTTTATTTCCAGGTGGATACCTGATTTCCAAACTTTAACCGTCTTCCTTTGACTGTTATTGCCTTTCCTTGAATTGCTTCCTTCTgttcttcttcctttcttttttaggtggtttcttgattgccaatacttgaattgttttcTCTTCCTATGAAACTCGAATTGCTGTCCTTtcaacttgaactgtcttcttttgaccattgttgccttcactctgttctccaggcgggctcctgattactgaaacttgaatcgTACTCCTtgccttcgttcttcaggtgggctcctgattattgaagtttgatttatacttcttcccttcgttctccaggcgggctcctgattttaacaaaatttgaatttgtacttcttcccttcaatcttcaggcgggctcctgatttctaacatttgaattgtacttttTCCCTTCGTTCTCTAAGCGAGCTCCTAATTActgaaacttgagttgtattccattgctctccaggtgggcgcctggctgctgaaacttgaattgtattcccttgctctgactgctgaaacttgaattgtattcccttgctctccaggtgggtgcctgattgctgaaactttaactgttttttccttgacttgttctcccttgttcctccaggtgggtgcctgattaccaatacttgtgtcaatcttccttgaaacttgatttgttttcccttgttctccaggtgggctcctgattacttgatCCTGAACTGGTTTTTATCCTTAACATCCGTGTTGTTCTTCCGTGTTCTTCAgacgggcacctgacttcaaaaaaatagataaaacaaagaaaattttctaccccagtttggtagccGGGAACCTTTGTGAGTgttaactgaatcatgttacttAATATCTCTAACAATCTgtaaactagatcccattatccaggagggtcctgaaaatttctagTAAAATGCCCGTTTCAAATCTGTATTATATTTTCTTCTATTGAACCTTGTTATCTAACTTGGTCCTAAAActtcatcccattatccaggagggttctgaaaagttttaaattaaatcttatcTTACAAGTGATGCTTTTAAAGCTAAACTATACTTCCTTATAGCCGAACTTGCTAAAACTTATTATCTAATGGAATTCTTAGTGCTACGTCCCATTTTtgaggagggtcctgaaaatttctagTGAATCATATCTCAAGCACGCGTACTTCGAAGTttcgcttatattcctttggggtacatttatgctagagtctgctactcatgattattttgaattttaaactaagtcacattttccaggaggatcctgagaactttgcgatcaaacctgcTTGGTGCTTGCTCTTTCTTCACGTAGGAAGtctccgaaacaaatgaaatttttgcccctgtttcaaatcaaagaaaaatcttgtcactttaaaacgtggtggttagttgtggcattcttgctgaaggtggttcTTCCTTTGCCATACTTTGCTTTGACTGGCTGCCTTGAGCCGGTCGAGAACTGTTTGACCTTATGATTGATCCTTAACCCCAGGACCCTAGATGATCTGAGTGCTCTATACCCCAACCGTTGTTTTTCATTTCTGACCTCTGCATCTCCcgcgacattactgaaccatttcaccgatttaacttttgcttacactctatgtcccacttttcatcacaCTATCTCTGGCATGTCCtagccgcattttgctttgtgcaattttgaaactggtagtaaactttgaaattccttcttatttgttgaaacaaggctaaccttggaagagctttagaggagtaaaattaacagcaatgaaatgcgacgattttgagaattaagaataaagaagaaaatccaaatttggatgactgttggagagagaaaaagaaacttatctgagtggagtaactggcaccaataatcatggtatacattttggattaatcaacccagtcagTTTAACCAATcacttttccaattgttttactttgtgctccaagatctcCACAACCTGATGTTTACTTTCCGCCAGCTTACAGACCTTGTTCGGCTTGCAGTgccttgaagggttttcaccgacaaacctctctcattttttcattcctcaattccttgtcacCTCATGGTgctcgtgaaggttttcaccaataagactctctcatttttactttctctcagctttcgtcgcctcatggtgcccacgagggttttcaccaataagactctcaatttttgatttctcttgcttaaatcggagtgttgcccctgatatgaatcctctttacttgcttgacttggcatatctcgaagactgatcaggaggtctttctttggacggtAATGTGGGTTCTttggatatgtttggaaagaaaagggtatcaaaaaggctcaaagcaacttaaatgggtcaaaattacaacttttggaatctgatCTCTTACCACAATCACAACTTCTACCTCAGTTTCTTGTCAGgggatttttgatatttattttgatatgatatgaccgagccgtgaggctgcctacgtatccttaataggaatcaggtcaaacgtagttcacacctgaatttctttgttttcttgtactttctcttttcgcttcttcttttttttctttctttttattttctttcttttctctcttttttcgttattgattccaaaagaggggtatgaaataaaataaataaggctcaaaaggggaaacaaagggtagagtgtttagatagcaaaacaaattgccttcgtcattccaatcttcgaaacaatgccaagtacaaacaatcaacaattgaaccaaagaaatcatacataatatctcctGACTGCATCAggattgatagccatgtctacacatttgccttcgatAACTGTtagatacaaagcaccattggacaacactcatGTTATAATGAacgacccttgccaatttggggcgaacttgcccttcgcTTCGGCCTGGTGTGGAAGGATGTGCTTTAATACttactgacccacttcaaactttcggggacgcacatttttgttgtatgctcttgcctttctcttttgatataactgcccatgacacactactgccaatctcttctcatcgatcaaacttaactggtccaaatgggttttgacGCACTCATCATCCTCAATATCGACCTCatcaacaatccgaagggatgggatttcaacttccgcaagtatcactgcttcagtgacatataccaacaagtaaggagttgcaCCCACTGAAGTgcaaacagtagtgcgataacccaacaatgtgaatggtaacttttcatgccattgcctggaaccttccaccattttccgaagtattttctttatgttcttgttggctgcctcgactgctccattcgccatggggcgatatggggtggaattgcgatgcgtaatcttaaattgttgacatacctcatttatcaagttactgttaagattagcaccattatctgtgacgatcacctttggtatcccaaatcgacagatgatatttgagtgaacgaaatcgaccactgctttcttggtcacagacttgagagttttagcctccacccacttggtgaaataatcaatggccaccagaatgaacctgtgcccgttggatgttgctggttcaattggtccaatgacatccatgccccaagcaacgaagggccatggtgccgacattgtgtgcaattcttatggtggagaatgaattaaatctccatgtacctggcattgatgacatttacgcacaaaactgatacaatctcgctccatggtaagccaatagtaacctactcggagaattttctttgccagcacatatccactcatatgcggtccacagactccagaatgtacttcggtcatgacaGCCGTGGCGTttttagcatctatgcatctcaacaatccaagatttggagttcttttatacaaaactcctccactgaagaaaaatccacttgccaaccgtcaaattgttctcttttgatgccccgtggcttgcaccggatatacccccattctgatgtactccctgatatcatggaaccacggttcaccatcaagttcttcttccactatgttacagtaagcatgctgatctcagacttgaatatgtagaggatcgacataagctttgtccggatggtgcaacattgatgccaaggtagccaaagcatcggccacctcattatggacccttggaatatgcttgaactccactgatcaaaaccgttgacaaagatcatgcaaacattgtcggtacggtatgagcttcaaatctcgtgtttcccattctccttgaatttgatgtaccagaagatccgagtctcccaagaccaagacttcctggacatccatgtctgcagctagccttaaacccaaaatgcatgcttcgtactcagccatattgttggtataataaaaacgaagctgagccgtaacaagatggtgatgccctatttcagaaataaacacggctcctattccaactcctttcatgttagcagccccatcaaagaaaagtttccaacctagcTTTTTCAGTCTGCTctagctcgtcaatatgcatcacctcttcatcgggaaaataagtcctcaatggCTCATATTCTTTATCGACCGGGTTcttggccaaatgatcggccaacgcTTGGGATTTCATTGCGgtctgagtcacatagacgatgtcaaactcggtgagcaaaatctgccacttcgcaagcctccctgtgggcataggcttttgaaaaatatacttcaatagatccaagcgcgaaatgaggtaagtagtgttggatgacaaataatgtttcaatttttgTGCTAACCAAGTTAGGGCgtaacatgtcctttccaggtgagtgtacttaacctcataagctgtgaacttctagctaagatagtagatggcctattccttcctgccagtgatatcatgctgacccaatatacaaccaaatgaattttccaggactgtcaagtaaagaatcaaaggtctccctagttctggtggaaccagcacaggtgggtttgacaagtatccttttatcttatcagatgcttcttgacactcatcagtccacttgaccgcaacatccttcttcagcaacttgaaaataggctcacaagttgtcgtgagttgagcaataaacctgctgatatagttcaatctccctaacagactcatcacctcagtcttgttcctcggaggtggcaattcttggatagcttggatctttgatgggtccaactcaatgcctcgatggctgactatgaatcccaacaattttccggatggaacaccaaatgcgcacttagcagggttaagcttgaggttgtacctgcgaagcctctagaaaaatttcctcaaatctccgacgtggtcggcctgctgcttcgactttatgattacatcatctatgtacacctcaatctccttgtgtatcatattatggaatacaatagtcattgccctcatgtaagttgccccaatgtttttcaaaccaaatggcattactcagtaacaataagttccccatggcgtggtGAAAGTCGTcttttcctcatcttcttcatccattaaaatctgatgataccctgtatagcaatccacaaaagatccaatctcacgcttggcgcaattatcgatcaaaatgtggatgttgggtagtgggaaattatcctttggacttgctttgttgagattgcggtaatcaacgcatactttgatcttgccgtctttctttggtactagcacatattagctaaccaaacggGATATcgtgtgacccgaatgacctttgcgtcCAACTGCTTAGTGATtttttccttaatcttcacactcgtatcagttttgaactttctcaattttttcttgacgggagggaatgtcgggtcaatGGGTAActtatggaccactaaatcagtgcttaaacccggcatgtcgtcgtatgaccatgcaaaaatatctttgtattcaatcaGGGCTTTGATCATCTCTTCTCTAATCTTTGGTTCAAGGTGGacgcttattttagtctctctgatattatctATTTCTATTAAATTGATGGCTTcagtatcattcaggttgggtttgggttttccttcaaagtgatttaattccttactaatttcttcaaagGCCTCTTCCTCATCACATTCTGATTCGTCATCACactctacttcttgaattatttttttagaatcagattgatttttaagactgggctgaggattcctcacgcatgccatgtcattagaaccagcataaaaagaactgtacagaaaagaaaagaaaaacaaaagggaaactatcaggaatgatgaagaaagggaaattgcatttcattgaatgaaaaaaataacaaggtttgcacactcaaacagactgaaagataaaaatctggattacaaccctggaataacccagaaaaactgaaggaaaatcaaaataaactaccaagactcctttcgagtgGGGAGAAGAgcggctttccaattattaagctttgtttttggcccgacgaattgaatttctgcgttgctagaacctttactactttccaccatgttcacaccgtcgaacaacttctcaaatctttcaattaactccttatcAAGATCAATCATAGGAATGGGAATTGTTGTTACCGGTTGttttctggtaccggacttgacaaatgatctggagagacatgggactggctttggaaggaccaaTTCCCTCTGTTTTAACTCTCTGGCTCTTCTTATGACtgcggcagtgggcttgaatcccacatcaaatgttcccaagttttcaggaagagacaccggctgtatgatgccttgcaaagatgagcccaaacctttaccaagtacaaaaccattcttcaacatatCATAGGTaaccatgactgatgcggaggTTATCTTCGAATTTGGAATGTATTTACTCTCTGGAACTTTCTCTACAAACATCGTGTCAAAAACCTGGTAGACTCacggtcccttgtcatcttccacttcaatgaacgGTACAATGACATCACTGTGAGTGCATAAActatcttcgccatgcacaactattttctgtctatcccattcaaatttgaccacctggtgtagtgttgatgggactactttagcggcgtgaatccacagtcgacctaacagcagattgtaggaaacagctatatctaGCACCTAGAATTCCATTGTGAACTAaactggccctatcgtcagctctAGCATTATATCcccggacacagatactgttcttatgaatCCCTCATCTTCCACTTTCAATTTAATCAAAGTGAAGAGAGGGCAGatgttcgcactggaaccattATCGACCAATACCTGGGTAACTATGGAGTTCTCACATTTCACCATAAGGTAAAGGGctctgttatgctcagtaccctctacgggcaattcatcatcggaaaaagtgactctgttcacttcaaagatcttgttgtcTATCTTTTCCATATGGTTCACGGTGATTTTATCGGGAACATGAGACTCATTAAAGattttcattaaagcttgacggtgctcgtctgagtggattaacaatgacaatagtgaaatttgagcaggcgtcttccttaattgttccacgatagaatagtcctgcaccttcatcttcctcaagaattccttTGCCTCTTCTTCAGTTTCAGCTTTGTTTACcagcactgggttatctttggagatcttagcttttctcaaatCCTCAGGGGCAAAAcatcttcccgagcgagtcaaaccctaggttttgcaaacttcttctttgatttctttccctttgtaagtcactatcacccgttcgtaattccatggaatagccctgctgttgactattggtaactgggttaccagCTTGTAATGACATGATCTGTGCGGGCGCCCTCCACGATTACGACAGGTTTGcttgccactcctggcacaaccactttcatCCTTTCTTGCTTTGCTGCAACATCACTCGAAGACCCCTTCTTAACTATTACGGATGGTTCACTACTCCTTTCGCTTGACTTAAGCATTGATTTCTTACTTGTTGATTGTTCAACTGTCTTGACcccactggaccgaatcatcatgacggtctatgatggcttcctgggctcccctccctcatgcactatttcaatcatatttgcctcctgatgggctggcatcggaTTCCGGTTGATATTGGGCacctcgggagcttgaacttcaatccGATTGGTATCAATATGCTCTTGGATAGCACTTTTtaagtgccagcacttctccgtGTCATGAcctggagtaccagaacaatactcacaacttacGGAATAATCAAGATTTTTCGcgggaggatttggcaatttggactgtatcggcctcaACATGTCTAGTTGTCTTAGCCTGTGGAATAAACCGGTATATGACACTCCaaatggagtaaaggttttctttttctgtaacctTTCATCcttaaatgcttgattaggcCGGAAACTTGGTCCAGGAGGGTTTctataggctcgtgggggtggataagtGTTTTGGGGAAtgggcgcacgccattgcgcgtgagTGGGAGGTTAgttgtatgtttgggcatggtggacaaaAAAATAAGGTTCTGGTGGGaggtagtagtgttggggtggattatatagGCTGTGAGGGTAActttggtggtggggtcgaggctgattATAGTGGTGAGATGAGCCTATGGGTCtgaaccaagttcctgaatcaaccattgctacgtcctctctcttgtttttcccaattcctcctatgccgccctgaatagcctgagtggtctccttaatagccgaatagctcatgattttattcgacttgagcccctcttctaccatacctcccatcttcactacttcattgaaggattttcctatAGCTGAGACcagatggccatagtaagtaggttttAAGGCCTATAAGAAATAAtccaccatctcactttctttcattggagggtctactcttgctgcctgctctctccatcggaaaccatactCTTTGAAACTTTCACTGTGCTTTTTCTCCAGTTttgtcaaggacagtcgatctggaacGATCTCAAGATTGTGttggaagtgacaagcgaatgcttgcgccagatcatcccatgtataccatcttctgtgatcctgccgagtgtaccactccagcgccgatccactcagactttgactgaaatatgccatcagcaaatcatcttttcctccagctcccctcatcttgctacaaaaacctctcaagtgtgctactggatcaccgtgcccatcgtacaaatcaaacctgggcatcttaaaccctgccggtaattgcacatttggaaaCAAACACAGGtttttgtaagccacacttacttgacctcctaacccccgcatgtctctgaatgattgttctaagtttttaacttttctgaacatctcctcctattCGGGATTTTTGGATGGTTTTTCAGCTTCCGtagggagatcaaaacgaggagtataAACTTctgaagctttgaaagtgggctctggGGGTTAGTATTGGTTATCCTGGGCTGGGAACACAGGCTCACTGGAAGATTGGTGTAGTGTAGCAGATGGGGATGCTACGAAGACATGAGTGATTGAGGGAGGAGGatatggaactggtttgggtggtaGAGCTTGCGAGATTTGGGaggtggtgccttggtagtgatGGTAAATAGGAAATCCTGCAGATGAATCAACAGCAGGATGTTCCTGGGTTTGAGTCAATGGCgggatgaaagcagggttggcggggtaaactgGTGGTGGTTACCCTTTTGCCCAGgtctggtacatttcggccatctgctgcttcaacttatacatctcttctttcatcgaATTAAGATCCAATTCTTTCACCTCTCTTGAAGGATCGATGCTACTCACATCAAGTTCTTGGTTAGACATGATCAATTCgcctttggacctggtgttgtatggatgggttgccagaatgctcaacaaactaaccacctgccttatTTCCGGAGCATCAACAACAAACTCGTtagtgattagagcttaacagattggtaaccgcatatttgtggaatgcaatgcacctaagtaattaatcatttctatcatgtatttgctgattgcttgtgtcatcccgacttttccttatttccatgtgcaacttccctttttctctttttttttgtcttttttttcactcttgcctttctttgttttttttattctctcatttccctttcttattttgtttCGTTCTCacgatttcttattttctttctctttgcttttggttatggtcgaatcctatggagattgacTACATattatgaccccgcatg
This genomic stretch from Nicotiana sylvestris chromosome 9, ASM39365v2, whole genome shotgun sequence harbors:
- the LOC138877656 gene encoding uncharacterized protein, whose amino-acid sequence is MVEGSRQWHEKLPFTLLGYRTTVCTSVGATPYLLVYVTEAVILAEVEIPSLRIVDEVDIEDDECVKTHLDQLSLIDEKRLAVVCHGQLYQKRKARAYNKNVRPRKFEVVIEGKCVDMAINPDAVRRYYV